A stretch of Desulfobacter hydrogenophilus DNA encodes these proteins:
- a CDS encoding integrase has product MDDLTIDDRFHLLLHKKIMNKTGSTKRRSKKYYKDQYKKTGIIPAPLLLVEKGIMEGRKCSGRPRAIDEQTKRRFIEMVKASCDPSSQGFIFITRKARTIKNYHHWLEQELGRTISLPALRRCVKRENLKFYLEKEDKQDQVPVMHAFKSVPVFALIQVDGCKFQYLRIRDEHGNWQKPQVIEIFDTASRKMFILDFYFTESSLNSVDLFTRFLLSTPLPLQKIGIRPDQAKGFLNLKRPINAINLKHSTPQGFYLAPDFSKAYSPKDKAHLESSHRSLHNFEIRIIKAFEDRIVKTVTEYDFKRGRKEKITVTLLDISLQELRSSTMLSEYRNEHNHTQHYFTEDGVVSAWVPAQKFDDFLSNQADTLNFTPDQVQEYMKYGYRKIKATVSKTRTIRHDKRDYYVTRGADKFSKHKSTPVKISKYKDKLFIFEQGEDGILLGEAIAKKPFDRPPAPEPSPVPPDELDTIIALLEKHNMAVDRPVLVDVFHKGLTLARAEQVLDHNQSRYADYTKKINQPDDRKNQALFNAFMLDCQKSLNTNHVAIYASHGDIT; this is encoded by the coding sequence ATGGATGACCTGACTATTGATGACCGCTTTCATTTACTGCTGCACAAAAAAATCATGAATAAAACCGGATCTACCAAGAGACGGTCCAAAAAATATTACAAGGACCAGTACAAGAAAACCGGAATTATCCCGGCGCCCCTTTTACTGGTTGAAAAAGGAATTATGGAAGGCCGTAAGTGCAGCGGACGGCCCAGAGCAATAGATGAGCAAACCAAAAGACGGTTTATTGAGATGGTCAAGGCGTCATGCGACCCCTCATCCCAGGGATTCATTTTTATCACCCGGAAAGCCAGAACCATTAAAAATTATCATCACTGGCTTGAACAAGAGCTGGGCAGAACCATCAGTCTTCCGGCACTTCGGCGATGTGTCAAAAGGGAAAATCTCAAATTTTACCTGGAAAAAGAGGATAAGCAGGATCAGGTCCCGGTAATGCATGCCTTCAAGTCGGTGCCGGTATTTGCTTTGATCCAGGTTGACGGCTGTAAATTTCAATATTTAAGGATCAGAGATGAACACGGTAACTGGCAAAAACCACAGGTAATTGAAATATTTGATACCGCTTCCAGGAAAATGTTTATTCTGGACTTTTATTTTACCGAAAGCAGCCTGAACTCTGTGGATCTTTTTACCCGTTTTTTGTTGAGTACCCCTTTGCCTTTGCAAAAAATTGGTATCAGACCTGACCAGGCAAAAGGATTTTTAAATCTAAAACGCCCCATCAATGCCATTAACCTGAAGCATTCTACACCGCAAGGCTTCTATTTGGCACCGGATTTTTCAAAGGCGTATTCACCCAAAGATAAGGCACATCTAGAATCTTCACACCGGAGCCTGCACAATTTTGAAATACGTATTATCAAAGCCTTTGAGGACAGGATTGTGAAAACCGTTACCGAATATGACTTCAAGCGGGGAAGAAAGGAAAAAATTACTGTAACCCTTCTTGATATAAGCCTTCAGGAACTAAGGAGCAGCACTATGCTCAGCGAATATCGTAACGAACATAATCATACACAACATTATTTTACCGAAGACGGGGTGGTCAGTGCCTGGGTGCCGGCACAGAAATTTGATGATTTTTTATCAAACCAGGCAGATACCCTGAATTTTACCCCGGACCAGGTTCAGGAATATATGAAATACGGCTACAGGAAAATCAAAGCCACCGTATCCAAAACCAGGACCATCCGCCATGACAAGCGCGATTATTATGTGACCCGTGGTGCAGATAAGTTCAGCAAACATAAAAGCACACCGGTGAAAATATCCAAATACAAGGACAAGCTTTTTATTTTTGAGCAGGGTGAAGACGGTATACTGTTGGGCGAAGCCATTGCAAAAAAGCCGTTTGACAGACCGCCGGCACCAGAACCTTCGCCTGTGCCGCCTGATGAACTTGACACCATTATCGCTCTTTTAGAAAAGCACAATATGGCCGTTGACCGGCCTGTTTTAGTCGACGTTTTTCATAAGGGCCTCACCCTGGCCCGGGCGGAACAAGTGCTTGATCATAATCAATCAAGGTACGCGGATTACACAAAAAAGATAAACCAGCCGGATGACCGTAAAAATCAGGCCCTGTTCAATGCATTTATGCTTGATTGCCAAAAATCGTTAAATACGAACCATGTAGCCATTTATGCATCCCATGGAGACATAACATGA
- a CDS encoding GGDEF domain-containing protein: MNLTKRYGEKVCVLMLDIDKFKDVNDTFGHDCGDAVLTQLCSLVSKKLRRVDVFGRWGGEEFIVICPGTSLENGVKVAESLRSKVEAHSFTPVPQVTVSLGVSAFHKNDHAYCDALKRADVALYESKRTGRNRVSSRCDEKKIN, encoded by the coding sequence TTGAATCTTACCAAACGGTACGGTGAAAAGGTTTGCGTGCTTATGCTCGATATTGATAAGTTCAAGGATGTCAATGATACGTTCGGGCACGATTGTGGTGATGCGGTGCTAACCCAATTGTGCTCTCTGGTAAGCAAAAAGTTACGACGTGTAGATGTATTCGGCCGGTGGGGTGGAGAAGAATTTATCGTGATCTGTCCGGGGACATCCCTGGAAAATGGTGTCAAGGTTGCTGAAAGTTTAAGATCAAAAGTTGAGGCCCATTCCTTTACGCCTGTTCCCCAAGTCACGGTCAGTCTTGGTGTCAGTGCTTTTCATAAGAATGACCATGCATACTGCGATGCCCTGAAGCGGGCTGACGTTGCATTATATGAATCAAAACGCACAGGCAGAAACCGTGTATCCAGCAGATGCGATGAGAAAAAGATCAACTAA
- a CDS encoding CHC2 zinc finger domain-containing protein, producing the protein MKNRFSSRQLFELRNNIPVDVLIRDHLQILSKIRDGYFRFLCPLCNEFQTAVNPATNLARCFRCEKNFNTIDLVMKIKGYGFRDSVLFLKQINTVPQVQAAKLTALAAMVGRPMPGGQ; encoded by the coding sequence GTGAAAAACAGATTTTCATCCCGGCAATTATTTGAACTGAGAAACAATATCCCTGTAGATGTGTTGATCAGGGACCATTTACAGATTCTATCCAAGATTAGAGATGGTTATTTTCGTTTTCTATGCCCTTTGTGCAATGAATTTCAAACCGCTGTAAATCCAGCCACGAACCTGGCCAGGTGCTTCAGATGCGAAAAAAATTTTAATACCATTGACCTTGTCATGAAAATCAAGGGCTATGGATTTAGGGATAGTGTCTTGTTTTTGAAACAAATAAATACTGTACCCCAGGTTCAGGCCGCAAAATTGACGGCCCTTGCCGCTATGGTCGGCAGGCCTATGCCGGGAGGGCAGTGA
- a CDS encoding DNA methylase — MERLLELETLIGRNQECFYKIGQALKEIRENRLYKQALFESFEAYTRARWDMGKAHAYRLIRAYEVIYNLSPIGDKLPANESQIRPLTQMDSIEQRRIWRAIINSGMELTARNIKKFIEDQKTAPVSKPDLTDRITHEYMAVVKAMLEQVRVAQHDHWQKTSRQAALLWHRVIYEKIVSKGADNG, encoded by the coding sequence ATGGAACGGCTGCTTGAGCTTGAAACCCTGATTGGTCGAAATCAAGAATGTTTTTACAAAATCGGCCAAGCCTTGAAAGAAATTCGTGAGAATCGTTTGTACAAGCAGGCTCTGTTTGAGTCATTTGAGGCATATACCAGGGCACGGTGGGATATGGGCAAAGCCCATGCTTACCGGCTGATTCGAGCCTATGAAGTAATTTACAACCTGTCTCCAATTGGAGACAAACTGCCGGCCAACGAATCCCAGATCCGCCCCCTTACTCAAATGGATTCCATAGAACAACGCCGTATCTGGAGGGCGATTATAAACAGTGGCATGGAACTGACCGCACGAAATATCAAAAAATTTATTGAGGACCAGAAAACGGCTCCGGTAAGTAAACCGGATCTGACAGATCGAATTACCCATGAATACATGGCTGTTGTAAAGGCAATGCTTGAACAGGTCCGTGTGGCTCAGCATGATCATTGGCAGAAGACCTCCCGCCAGGCAGCATTGTTGTGGCATCGGGTCATATACGAAAAGATTGTATCAAAGGGGGCAGATAATGGATGA
- the tnpA gene encoding IS200/IS605 family transposase, producing the protein MKDYKSLKHSKWYCKYHVVWIPKYRKKVIYGQLRRELGSILHGLAKQKECEIEEGHLMTDHVHMLISIPPKFAVAQVVGFIKGKSAIQIARQFCGKKRNYNGEKFWARGYFASTVGIDEQIVRAYIRHQEKEDQRCEQMNLFD; encoded by the coding sequence ATGAAAGATTATAAAAGTTTAAAGCATTCAAAGTGGTATTGCAAGTATCATGTGGTTTGGATTCCAAAATATCGGAAGAAAGTTATTTACGGGCAATTACGTCGGGAACTGGGGTCAATACTACATGGTTTGGCAAAACAAAAAGAATGCGAGATCGAAGAAGGACATTTGATGACAGACCATGTTCATATGCTGATCTCCATTCCACCCAAATTTGCCGTGGCTCAGGTAGTTGGGTTCATCAAGGGGAAAAGTGCTATTCAGATAGCACGTCAGTTTTGTGGTAAAAAAAGGAACTATAATGGTGAAAAATTTTGGGCCAGAGGTTATTTTGCATCAACAGTAGGAATCGACGAACAAATTGTTCGAGCATATATCCGGCATCAAGAAAAAGAGGATCAACGTTGCGAACAGATGAACTTGTTTGATTAA
- a CDS encoding cache domain-containing protein → MADILYRQYEEVIGKMLNDYNRASPDEKFKIREKMLDTFMPVYENIQERGLRRLQFHLVDGTNLIRFHKPQMFGDPMLPFRKSLQMVNETQKFVSGFEEGRFWTGFRYVYPVFFNGQHLGTVEMGFDFDAIKREMATYTGTYLVMFLKKDIVQKKLFNKDEIKNYRVCNINDNFIVEKNYRPLIKRHTKLCECFSSNPIDVRQKMDTLTEFNEVIRNNNTFSLIHFLPIRNIANDKVGYIAAVIENIAAPSLTYFFYAKIVIGAVCLILLMLYWNNRINKLNQKS, encoded by the coding sequence TTGGCAGACATACTTTATCGCCAATATGAAGAGGTCATCGGCAAAATGCTTAATGACTATAACAGGGCTTCCCCTGATGAGAAATTCAAAATAAGGGAGAAAATGCTGGATACGTTTATGCCTGTATATGAAAATATTCAGGAACGGGGACTCAGGCGTCTTCAATTTCATCTGGTGGATGGAACGAATTTAATTCGATTCCATAAACCGCAGATGTTTGGGGACCCCATGCTGCCGTTTAGAAAAAGCCTCCAGATGGTGAATGAAACACAAAAATTCGTATCCGGATTTGAAGAAGGTCGATTTTGGACAGGATTCAGGTATGTGTACCCTGTTTTTTTTAATGGTCAACACCTGGGCACCGTGGAAATGGGATTTGATTTTGACGCAATTAAACGTGAAATGGCTACGTATACGGGTACTTACCTGGTCATGTTCCTTAAAAAAGATATTGTTCAAAAAAAACTGTTTAATAAAGATGAAATCAAAAATTACCGGGTGTGCAATATCAATGATAATTTTATCGTTGAAAAGAACTATCGTCCCTTAATTAAAAGGCACACTAAGCTTTGCGAATGTTTTTCTTCCAACCCCATAGATGTACGCCAAAAAATGGACACTCTGACGGAATTTAACGAAGTGATTCGAAACAATAACACATTCAGTTTAATCCATTTTCTACCAATAAGAAACATTGCAAACGATAAGGTTGGCTATATTGCCGCCGTCATAGAAAACATTGCTGCGCCGTCGCTTACTTACTTTTTTTATGCAAAAATAGTTATTGGGGCCGTATGTCTGATATTATTGATGCTGTACTGGAACAATCGGATCAATAAATTAAACCAAAAGTCATGA
- a CDS encoding ATP-binding protein, whose amino-acid sequence MKEDFISDKRRVSYLAATYNRIYRGQSVLMEGDFGAGKTRFLKLLHPKKLHAVWVESLFNIHETLAAILKELNYEATATYRRTPQYLKMICNLSNCFIIIDEANDLDTRVWPYLKRIIDAGVPIVFAGLPNVRTYLSRNHPDILSRLKTLILYPIEVEDFIEKYKDIQQEAVEQIYMSVKGDMRKFKEICTDCRDRAKELNHQFVDINLALEFISDLPPQ is encoded by the coding sequence ATGAAAGAGGATTTTATCAGTGATAAACGAAGGGTCTCATACTTGGCTGCCACTTATAACCGGATCTACAGAGGCCAAAGCGTGCTCATGGAGGGTGATTTTGGTGCAGGAAAAACTCGGTTTTTAAAATTGCTGCATCCCAAAAAGCTCCATGCTGTATGGGTTGAGTCTCTGTTCAACATACATGAAACCCTGGCCGCGATACTTAAGGAATTAAATTATGAGGCCACCGCCACCTACCGCCGAACTCCCCAGTACCTGAAAATGATCTGTAATCTCTCCAATTGTTTTATCATTATAGATGAGGCCAATGACTTGGACACCCGGGTTTGGCCATATCTTAAACGGATTATTGATGCCGGGGTTCCCATCGTATTTGCAGGACTTCCGAATGTGAGAACTTATTTGAGCCGGAACCATCCTGATATACTCAGCCGGTTGAAAACCCTGATTTTGTATCCCATAGAGGTCGAGGACTTCATTGAAAAATACAAAGATATCCAGCAGGAAGCCGTTGAACAGATTTATATGTCCGTTAAGGGCGATATGCGCAAATTTAAAGAAATCTGTACAGACTGCCGGGACAGGGCAAAGGAGTTAAACCACCAATTTGTTGATATTAATCTTGCCCTGGAATTTATATCAGATCTCCCTCCTCAATAA